From Neobacillus sp. PS2-9, the proteins below share one genomic window:
- a CDS encoding ribose-phosphate diphosphokinase, with protein MSNQYLDPNLKVFSLNSNVPLAREIAKVIGVELGKSSVTRFSDGEIQINIEESIRGCDVYVIQSTSSPVNENIMELLIMIDALKRASAKTINIVMPYYGYARQDRKARAREPITAKLFANLVETAGATRVICLDLHAPQIQGFFDIPIDHLMGVPILSEYFKTKDLSGDIVIVSPDHGGVTRARKMAERLKAPIAIIDKRRPRPNVAEVMNIVGNIEGKVAILIDDIIDTAGTITLAANALVENGAAEVFACCTHPVLSGPAIERIENSKIKELVVTNSIALPEEKKSSKIINLSVAPLIGEAIIRVHEEQSVSTLFD; from the coding sequence ATGTCAAATCAATATTTAGATCCGAACTTAAAGGTATTTAGCTTAAATTCTAATGTTCCACTTGCGAGAGAAATAGCAAAAGTTATCGGAGTTGAATTAGGGAAGAGCTCTGTAACTAGATTCAGTGACGGTGAAATTCAAATAAATATTGAAGAAAGTATTCGTGGCTGTGATGTGTATGTCATTCAGTCAACTAGTTCACCTGTGAATGAAAATATCATGGAATTATTAATCATGATCGATGCCCTCAAGAGAGCGTCTGCTAAAACGATTAATATTGTAATGCCGTACTATGGTTATGCCCGTCAAGATCGTAAAGCACGTGCACGTGAACCAATTACAGCAAAACTATTTGCAAACCTTGTTGAGACTGCTGGTGCAACTCGTGTAATCTGCCTGGATTTACACGCACCTCAAATTCAAGGATTCTTTGATATTCCGATTGATCACTTAATGGGTGTACCTATTTTATCAGAATACTTTAAGACAAAAGATCTAAGTGGTGACATCGTTATTGTTTCTCCAGACCATGGCGGTGTAACTAGAGCAAGAAAAATGGCTGAACGCTTAAAAGCTCCAATAGCGATCATTGATAAACGCCGTCCAAGACCAAACGTCGCAGAAGTCATGAATATTGTCGGTAACATAGAAGGAAAAGTTGCCATTTTGATAGATGATATTATTGATACAGCAGGAACAATTACACTTGCTGCTAATGCGTTAGTTGAGAATGGTGCAGCAGAGGTTTTTGCTTGCTGTACACATCCTGTGTTGTCAGGACCGGCAATTGAAAGAATTGAAAACTCAAAAATAAAAGAATTAGTTGTGACTAACTCTATAGCTCTTCCAGAAGAGAAGAAGAGCAGTAAAATTATTAACCTATCGGTTGCGCCATTAATTGGTGAAGCCATTATTCGTGTCCACGAAGAGCAGTCTGTAAGCACATTGTTTGATTAA